In a single window of the Brachionichthys hirsutus isolate HB-005 chromosome 18, CSIRO-AGI_Bhir_v1, whole genome shotgun sequence genome:
- the cldn11a gene encoding claudin-11a, producing the protein MANPCLQLSGFLLSCLGWLCVMIAISTNDWVNMCKYGLNTCKKMDELGAKGPWADCVISTGLYHCVSLTQILDLPAYIQTTRALMVTGSILGLPAVGMLLMSMPCISLSESQTSKNRRTVLGGVMMLVVGLCALVSTVWFPIGAYQEHGLMSFGFSLYVGWVGTIFCLLGGSILTCCSSSSSSSSHSHQDNNRFYYSKQGGANPPAVPSSNHAKSAHV; encoded by the exons ATGGCGAACCCGTGTCTCCAGCTGAGCGGCTTCCTGCTCAGCTGCCTGGGCTGGCTGTGCGTCATGATTGCGATATCCACCAACGATTGGGTGAATATGTGTAAATACGGCCTGAACACCTGCAAGAAGATGGACGAGCTGGGCGCCAAGGGGCCCTGGGCGGACTGCGTCATCTCCACGGGACTCTACCACTGTGTGTCCCTAACCCAGATCCTGGATCTGCCAG CCTACATCCAGACGACCCGAGCCCTGATGGTCACGGGGTCCATCCTGGGTCTCCCGGCGGTGGGAATGCTTCTCATGTCCATGCCCTGCATCAGCCTCAGCGAATCCCAGACCTCCAAGAACCGGCGCACCGTCCTGGGAGGGGTGATGATGCTGGTCGTTG ggTTGTGCGCTCTGGTCTCCACCGTGTGGTTTCCCATCGGCGCTTACCAGGAACACGGCCTCATGTCGTTCGGCTTCTCCCTCTACGTCGGCTGGGTGGGCACCATCTTCTGCCTCCTGGGGGGCTCCATtctcacctgctgctcctcctcctcctcctcttcctcccactcccaccAGGACAACAACCGTTTCTACTACTCCAAACAGGGAGGGGCCAACCCACCTGCAGTCCCCTCCAGCAATCACGCCAAAAGCGCCCACGTCTGA
- the slc7a14a gene encoding probable cationic amino acid transporter translates to MSVLVGKLDPRRVQWAAGWKSFTSRVLRTKPVESMLDSSMTGTSSHGTRLARVLSTVDLVSLGVGSCVGTGMYVVSGLVAKEMAGPGVIVSFIIAAVASILSGVCYAEFGVRVPKTTGSAYTYSYVTVGECVAFFIGWNLILEYLIGTAAGASALSSMADSLANHSISNFMTSHIGTLNGLGKGEQSYPDLLALLIALLVTLIVALGVKNSVGFNNALNIINLVVWVFMMIAGLFFVSGENWDEGRFLPFGWSGVMQGAATCFYAFIGFDIIATTGEEAKSPNTSIPYAITASLITCLTAYVSVSVILTLMVPYNEIDADAPLMEMFATHGCMFAKYIVAVGSIAGLTVSLLGSLFPLPRVIYAMAGDGLLFKFLANVSPYTETPVLACVVSGFLAALLSLLVSLRDLIEMMSIGTLLAYTLVSLCVLLLRYQPEGDIHGFVNFLSEEQNNQKREGVLAECEKDTCSPTGEAEEYGGPPTNTCGAKNLPSLGDNEMLIGKPDKNTYAASHPNYGTVDMTTGIEAEESEGGMSRRLKKLIGSRYYTLRIRLGLPGKMDRPTAATGKTVTLCVLLLFIFDFVFCSFIIFGSGIIGEGRWWALLLPIFFIVAIALLVLIILQQPENPKRLPYMAPCVPFVPASAMLVNIYLMLKLSAITWIRFSIWCFIGVLIYFGYGMWNSSMEITARENEVHASTYQRYDQGVDEGFCGFDDDFYPPASDQWGAPAGGSGLTPPPGEKPESGVKGRTDTQGLAEEDPMDF, encoded by the exons ATGAGCGTCCTGGTGGGGAAGCTGGACCCCCGGAGGGTGCAGTGGGCCGCCGGGTGGAAAAGCTTCACGTCCCGTGTCCTGAGGACCAAACCCGTGGAGTCCATGTTGGATTCGTCCATGACGGGCACTAGCTCACACGGGACCCGGCTGGCGCGGGTCTTGTCTACGGTGGACCTGGTGTCGTTGGGGGTGGGCAGCTGCGTCGGGACCGGGATGTATGTGGTGTCGGGGCTGGTTGCTAAGGAGATGGCCGGTCCCGGGGTCATTGTGTCCTTCATCATCGCGGCTGTGGCCTCCATCCTGTCAG GGGTGTGTTATGCAGAGTTTGGCGTGCGCGTGCCAAAGACCACGGGTTCAGCCTACACCTACAGCTACGTCACTGTCGGCGAGTGCGTGGCCTTCTTCATCGGGTGGAACCTGATCCTGGAGTACCTGATCGGGACGGCGGCGGGGGCGTCGGCTCTGAGCAGCATGGCGGACTCACTGGCCAATCACAGTATCAGCAACTTCATGACATCACACATCGGAACGCTGAACGGCCTGG GTAAAGGTGAGCAGTCCTACCCGGACCTGCTGGCGCTGCTGATCGCGCTGTTGGTGACGCTGATCGTCGCTCTGGGAGTGAAGAACTCCGTGGGCTTCAACAACGCGCTGAACATCATCAACCTCGTCGTGTGGGTGTTCATGATGATCGCCGGGCTGTTCTTCGTCAGCGGGGAGAACTGGGACGAGGGGCGGTTCCTGCCCTTCGGCTGGTCGGGG GTGATGCAGGGCGCAGCCACCTGCTTCTACGCCTTCATCGGGTTCGACATCATCGCTACCACGGGCGAGGAAGCCAAGAGTCCCAACACCTCCATCCCATACGCCATCACCGCCTCCCTCATCACCTGCCTCACTGCCTACGTCTCC GTCTCCGTGATCCTGACGCTGATGGTCCCGTACAACGAGATTGACGCCGACGCCCCCCTCATGGAGATGTTCGCCACACACGGATGCATGTTTGCCAAGTATATAGTGGCGGTCGGCTCCATCGCAGGACTGACTGTGTCCCTTCTGGGGTCCCTGTTCCCCTTGCCCAGGGTCATCTACGCCATGGCGGGGGACGGCCTGCTCTTCAA GTTCCTGGCCAATGTGTCCCCCTACACGGAAACCCCCGTTCTTGCCTGCGTGGTGTCTGGGTTCCTGGCCGCCCTGCTGTCCCTCCTGGTCAGCCTCAGAGACCTCATAGAGATGATGTCCATAGGGACCCTGCTGGCCTACACCCTG GTGAGCCTGTGTGTCCTCCTGCTGCGGTACCAGCCCGAAGGCGACATCCACGGCTTCgtcaacttcctgtctgaggaGCAGAACAACCAGAAGAGGGAGGGCGTCCTGGCTGAGTGCGAAAAAGACACCTGCTCACCAACCGGCGAGGCGGAGGAGTACGGAGGCCCGCCCACTAACACCTGTGGAGCCAAAAACCTGCCCTCGTTGGGCGACAACGAGATGCTGATAGGCAAACCGGATAAAAACACCTACGCCGCCAGCCACCCAAACTACGGCACGGTGGACATGACCACCGGCATCGAGGCGGAGGAGTCCGAGGGCGGGATGTCCCGCCGGCTGAAGAAGCTCATTGGCTCACGCTACTACACCTTAAGGATCCGATTGGGCCTCCCTGGAAAGATGGACAGGCCAACGGCGGCCACGGGGAAAACTGTCACTCTGTGtgtgctgctcctcttcatcttcgaCTTCGTTTTCTGCTCCTTCATAATCTTTG gaTCCGGCATCATTGGGGAGGGCCGCTGGTGGGCTCTACTGCTGCCAATCTTCTTCATCGTCGCCATTGCTCTGCTCGTCCTCATCATCCTCCAGCAGCCTGAGAACCCCAAGCGGCTGCCCTACATGGCGCCCTGCGTGCCCTTCGTGCCTGCGTCGGCCATGCTGGTCAACATATACCTCATGCTCAAACTGTCGGCCATCACCTGGATTCGATTTTCCATCTGGTGCTTCATTG GTGTGCTCATCTACTTCGGCTACGGAATGTGGAACAGCAGCATGGAGATCACGGCCAGGGAAAACGAGGTGCACGCCTCCACCTACCAGCGCTACGACCAGGGCGTGGACGAGGGCTTCTGCGGCTTTGATGACGATTTCTACCCCCCTGCTTCGGACCAATGGGGGGCGCCAGCGGGGGGCTCGGGACTCACCCCGCCTCCTGGAGAAAAGCCTGAAAGTGGAGTGAAAGGCAGGACCGATACTCAAGGCCTCGCGGAGGAGGATCCGATGGACTTCTGA
- the stard9 gene encoding uncharacterized protein stard9, which yields MANVKVAIRVRPLNAKENAEGGQLAVQVEDKFVKIQNVKVSIQGKERKLDGRTDGAVDSREKIQEFCFDYCYWSVDPADPRYASQEEVFQDLGVSVLSGASQGYNVCLFAYGQTGSGKTYTMTGAADSIGLTPRICQGLFRSDDAFAEGQNSSRVEISFLEIYNERVRDLLRRGGQKRSSLRVREHPKKGPYVQDLSQHLVSDCKQAMDLLEEGVANRITAATHNHDASSRSHAIFTIQYTQAILDKNLPSETVSKINLVDLAGSERADPNYCRDRLTEGSNINKSLVTLGIVISALAQNSQMSSSCQSINSMASEGDGSTAGSSGSFLSAGGRRRCYIPYRDSALTWLLKDSLGGNSKTIMIATISPSASCYNETLSTLRYAARARNIVNKPRVNEDASVRLIRELREEIDRLKSMLLSFQIIQRNPSLSLSDERDGSLSDIVLQNELKVEQLTKDWSESWRHKRELLERYGVEINRDRAGFLIDSLQPHLVALDGDVLSTGVVFYHLREGVTHIGPQEQFSEPHIVLQGGARCEIENRGGVVTLRPLPGCVCLLNDREVPEPCRLAQGTVITLGGVHKFRFNHPAEAAVLRERRRVSEGSMSFEDVKLHQQVGGARLPPGEENAARQHVEAQQRYVERLRQEIQTEQRLAQRELEKEQAHLHQQHRDVQQWIIEENRRLTTVDQRLTQESEVQTDPAASEGHAVNRPSLVVRARKKVTQEELLKRHALCWAENQIRRKRLHCQLERIARKRLLLEAKRELQRLESVLPAGAESPDSPDLDSPEKRRGRGQSVSRRHSFSADLLSRLYPPSSPIFRELSFKKRLTPTSTVTPKSPVGISKGNEQMCEGTQTAAAGRQTAAKTSFSRCFGPKLKTALSKVFRKPALGLGGVPKPLERIVSKIHTRQRDRSVRDSKMSRNKCASCEELDQRTPLKDHSHRRWHSAEALTNKTGRWLERQPGLMGWEEDEDEAKSDCESLFSLDSLSSAHARREEAAQSEADSEDSQMSRDSLAVDSAAENRNAAPAHPSKTRGGSVEEYWSHQGPQKSRISDATWTPASQTPTATESGRHSRTVDFRNARNTLTSCSFRDPGSIQVPAETWSSTIHRCPLPVQKKTMFKSVESSDGSGPTGLNRWHAQNSSEISRSTLDFRDPQIVAPDEGLTLAGGHADKSGGQRENAGKANGREEGPAASPNFKSTLASESHVREHEAQRRSSTDTPGGSSVSSEPETSGRELKELAFKPSTENEESKAMLLRNTKCLSLKRAKASDPAGTAEQHAARQPGAVKNSRKRNKNRHGAFTGSLKIPKRSDGRELRPFSTSASASSQENLCSGRTGDPKGAGFDASVGENPATLVAPGPGSTPQEGPDRGRCFSTERDGAARDQSQSDKAVSKVEQPADAPSNTESHTQAGVRAGGGAASAFADKRGNSLFRCEVANLKRFKRFQTRLTSSSSSLKSSDEDEEEEQPRVSSKWVKHEKQDVRQAASQNADHPTTAPARTARTKTRFASSPGPQVLERSVPSAQNGDSSMRFPSSDINPFARQGQGDHSNRRFCCRNPAFGSAADLSCKSPLLSGAEKRVTRCCSADDGLNGQNSPFTSHLSAYATDKALSSTLSSVEDHKERVSATAPASAGAGDLAEPTAAYDGQNPSRMADVLFVGLSQTRKIQRRETSERGAQTERGLQAVKREKHHRRSNADIKGSAAWVSMESMSARLAKLIGSTSDLLWNVQGMRAGDAPGSSPGSGSASSGARHNTDRSTQTERPPAPTEQEVHQTPGERPQGVGPIVKATGSDVARVHQGESVSVREAGSSVPRRHEGVENVAGNEVPLKKQAAFTDRASSPIRTVASRPLACLSEGGQRQDGGASSGRSVDADKGEASKRLLIHLTDERHHNGDTSVHAGPDSGPASEPASGPASEPASEPASDAGDVGVDAFDPSPASLAPSECSTDTLLNIQPGAAAPPHPDRQVVPADLPLHNKFTNWSGIGSPPLPPSLSSALTEGESRDRAERGEVASRRSTGGSSRRAREIERLRREREQVMATVSLSVNPTPLSVELKEAKLHYGRGETDTLLKMLRPRGTPEAPPTRQQLYERHRRSVDGLRQEREEPLQTYRRGRSCSPRKHHAAPQEAASSSSYSTTMGTRHEKYLQQLPQEAGDGSRVPRGGGQHPPDIEHLLQDYSRAREDAMIEIAKARERLRERTEQEKRRLQQQEVQVGWCDDPRHRTRISSSTLCTGSSLSLSSGPTSGYNSGNAGQLQPAGGTGPEGRVSALMSQTAISGIQDEELKAGGPNGVKTKTRRTLADC from the exons ATGGCCAACGTGAAAGTTGCCATTCGGGTCCGTCCACTCAACGCGAA GGAGAACGCGGAAGGAGGACAGCTGGCCGTGCAGGTGGAGGACAAGTTTGTGAAGATTCAAAATGTGAAGGTGAGTATTcaggggaaagaaagaaag CTGGACGGGCGTACTGATGGAGCCGTGGATTCCAGGGAAAAGATCCAGGAGTTCTGTTTTGACTACTGCTATTGGTCGGTGGACCCTGCAGACCCCCGCTACGCCTCGCAGGAGGAG GTGTTCCAGGACCTGGGCGTGTCGGTGCTGTCCGGAGCCTCTCAGGGCTACAACGTGTGTCTGTTTGCTTACGGCCAAACGGGATCCGGGAAGACGTACACCATGACGGGGGCGGCG GATTCCATCGGCTTGACCCCCCGGATCTGTCAG GGCCTGTTTAGGTCTGACGACGCCTTTGCTGAAGGCCAGAACTCGAGCAGGGTGGAGATTAG CTTCCTGGAGATCTATAACGAGCGCGTGAGGGATCTGCTGAGACGAGGAGGGCAGAAGAGGTCTTCGCTGAGGGTCAGAGAGCATCCCAAGAAAGGCCCGTACGTTCAAG ACCTGTCGCAGCATCTGGTCTCAGACTGCAAGCAGGCCATGGACCTGCTGGAAGAAGGCGTCGCCAACCGGATCACTGCCGCCACCCACAACCACGACGCCAGCAGCAGATCTCACGCCATCTTCACCATCCAGTACACGCAG GCGATCCTGGACAAGAACCTTCCTTCAGAAACCGTCAGCAAGATAAACCTGGTGGACTTGGCTGGGAG CGAGCGAGCGGACCCCAACTACTGCCGGGACAGGCTGACGGAAGGCTCCAACATCAACAAGTCGCTGGTCACTCTGGGCATCGTCATCTCCGCTCTAG CCCAGAACTCCCAGATGTCCAGCAGCTGTCAGAGCATCAACAGCATGGCGTCTGAGGGAGACGGCAGCACGGCGGGCAGCAGCGGCAGCTTCCTGTCCGCGGGAGGCCGGCGGCGCTGCTACATCCCCTACAGAgactcggcgttgacctggctGCTGAAGGACAGCCTGGGGGGCAACTCCAAGACCATCATGATTGCGA CGATCTCGCCGTCCGCCAGCTGTTACAATGAGACGCTCAGCACCCTGCGTTACGCCGCCCGCGCCAGAAATATAGTCAACAAGCCCCGGGTGAACGAG GACGCCAGCGTCCGTCTCATCagggagctgagggaggagatCGACAGGCTGAAGAGCATGCTGCTCAGCTTCCAGATAATCCAGCGCAATCCAAGTCTGTCTCTGAGTGACGAGAGGGATGGAAGTCTCTCCGACATCGTGCTCCAGAACGAGCTGAAG gtggagcagctgacGAAGGACTGGTCGGAGAGCTGGAGGCATAagagggagctgctggagcgGTACGGCGTGGAAATCAACAGAGACCGGGCGGGGTTCCTCATCGACTCCCTCCAGCCGCACCTGGTTGCTCTGGACGGGGACGTCCTGAGCACCGGGGTCGTCTTCTATCACCTCAGG GAAGGAGTCACTCACATCGGACCTCAAGAACAGTTTTCAGAACCACATATAg TTCTGCAGGGCGGCGCCAGATGTGAGATTGAAAACCGTGGAGGCGTGGTGACGCTCAGGCCGCTGCCGGGCTGCGTCTGCCTGCTCAACGACCGGGAGGTCCCCGAGCCCTGCAGGCTGGCCCAGG GAACGGTGATCACCTTGGGAGGCGTGCACAAGTTCCGCTTCAACCACCCGGCGGAGGCGGCGGTCCTCCGGGAGCGCAGGCGG GTCAGCGAAGGTAGCATGAGCT TTGAGGATGTGAAGCTCCACCAGCAGGTAGGGGGTGCCCGTCTTCCCCCCGGTGAGGAGAACGCCGCCAGGCAGCACGTGGAGGCGCAGCAGCGCTATGTGGAGAGATTGCGGCAGGAGATCCAGACTGAACAGAGGCTGGCTCagagggagctggagaaggagcaagcccacctccatcagcagcaccgTGACG TCCAGCAGTGGATCATCGAGGAAAACCGGCGCCTGACAACCGTGGACCAGAGACTCACCCAAGAGTCTGAGGTTCAGACTGACCCCGCAGCGTCTGAGGGTCACGCTGTGAACCGTCCGTCCCTCGTGGTCAGGGCCAGGAAGAAGGTGACGcaagaggagctgctgaagcgCCACGCCCTCTGCTGGGCCGAGAACCAAATCCGTCGGAAACGTTTGCACTGCCAGCTGGAGAGAATCGCCCGCAAAAGGCTTCTGTTGGAGGCCAAACGTGAATTGCAGAGGCTGGAAAGTGTCCTGCCTGCTGGAGCGGAGAGCCCAGACTCTCCTGACCTGGACTCGCCGGAGAAacgcagaggaagaggacaatcGGTGTCTCGCAGACACTCGTTTTCTGCAGATCTTCTGTCACGGCTCTACCCACCGAGCAGCCCAATCTTTAG AGAGCTGTCTTTTAAGAAACGACTGACTCCGACCTCAACGGTCACCCCCAAGTCGCCCGTCGGAATCAGCAAAGGAAATGAACAGATGTGCGAGGGaactcaaacagctgctgctggacgacaAACGGCCGCAAAGACGTCTTTCTCTCGGTGTTTTGGGCCCAAACTCAAAACCGCGCTGTCCAAAGTGTTCAGGAAACCAGCGCTGGGTCTCGGGGGCGTACCAAAACCGCTGGAGAGGATAGTGAGCAAAATTCACACGAGACAAAGAGACCGGAGCGTTCGAGATTCCAAGATGAGCCGGAACAAATGCGCCTCGTGCGAGGAGCTCGACCAAAGGACGCCTTTGAAGGACCATTCACACAGACGGTGGCACAGCGCCGAGGCGCTAACAAACAAGACCGGCAGATGGTTGGAGAGACAGCCGGGGCTGATGGGAtgggaggaggacgaggacgaagcAAAGTCCGACTGCGAGAGCCTCTTCTCTCTTGACTCCCTGTCGTCTGCTCACGCGAGGCGGGAGGAAGCGGCGCAGAGCGAGGCTGACAGCGAAGACAGTCAGATGTCTCGAGATTCATTGGCTGTGGACTCAGCAGCGGAGAACCGAAACGCTGCGCCCGCCCACCCATCAAAGACTCGGGGGGGCTCAGTGGAGGAATACTGGAGCCACCAGGGACCCCAAAAGTCAAGAATCAGCGATGCAACATGGACGCCTGCCTCCCAAACCCCAACAGCAACAGAGTCTGGGAGGCACAGTCGGACCGTTGACTTCAGGAACGCTCGGAACACTTTaacttcctgcagcttcagggATCCAGGAAGCATTCAGGTTCCCGCAGAGACCTGGTCCTCCACAATTCACCGTTGTCCTCTCCCTGTGCAAAAGAAAACGATGTTCAAAAGTGTAGAGAGCAGCGATGGTTCCGGTCCAACCGGGCTGAACCGCTGGCACGCTCAGAACTCGTCTGAAATTTCAAGGAGCACGTTGGATTTTAGAGACCCTCAGATTGTTGCACCAGATGAAGGTCTGACGCTGGCAGGAGGTCACGCAGACAAATCGGGAGGGCAAAGAGAAAACGCAGGGAAGGCAAACGGCAGGGAAGAAGGTCCGGCCGCCTCGCCGAACTTCAAATCAACATTAGCGTCCGAGAGCCACGTCCGAGAGCACGAAGCGCAGCGCCGGTCGTCCACAGACACCCCCGGTGGATCCTCGGTGTCCTCCGAGCCTGAAACGTCAGGCCGAGAACTAAAGGAGCTCGCCTTCAAACCCTCCACCGAAAATGAAGAATCAAAAGCAATGCTGCTCAGGAATACCAAATGTTTGTCTCTGAAAAGGGCTAAAGCATCAGATCCGGCAGGAACCGCTGAGCAGCACGCCGCCCGGCAGCCGGGAGCCGTTAAaaacagcaggaagaggaacaaGAACCGGCACGGTGCGTTCACAGGCAGCCTGAAGATCCCCAAAAGGAGCGACGGCAGGGAGTTGAGACCTTTCTCAACATCGGCATCAGCTAGCAGCCAAGAAAACCTTTGCTCTGGTCGCACCGGCGACCCGAAGGGAGCCGGGTTTGATGCAAGCGTTGGGGAGAACCCAGCAACATTGGTGGCTCCCGGTCCCGGGAGCACGCCGCAGGAGGGCCCTGATAGAGGTAGATGTTTCTCCACAGAGAGGGACGGAGCTGCGAGGGATCAGTCCCAAAGTGACAAAGCCGTGAGCAAAGTCGAGCAACCGGCTGATGCTCCATCGAACACCGAAAGCCACACCCAGGCGGGCGTGAGAGCAGGCGGCGGCGCGGCGTCTGCGTTTGCTGACAAACGGGGCAATTCTCTTTTTAGATGTGAAGTAGCCAACTTGAAGCGATTCAAGAGGTTCCAGACTCGCCtcacgtcttcctcctcctccctcaagtcctcagatgaggatgaggaggaagagcagcccAGAGTCAGCTCTAAATGGGTAAAGCATGAAAAACAAGACGTCAGACAGGCTGCAAGTCAAAACGCGGATCATCCTACCACAGCGCCGGCCCGCACGGCGAGGACGAAGACCCGCTTTGCTTCATCTCCTGGTCCTCAAGTCTTAGAGAGAAGCGTCCCGTCGGCTCAGAACGGCGACTCCTCCATGCGTTTTCCCTCCAGTGACATCAACCCGTTTGCTCGCCAGGGGCAAGGCGACCACTCGAACCGACGCTTCTGCTGCAGGAACCCGGCTTTCGGCAGCGCCGCCGATCTGTCCTGTAAGTCTCCCCTCCTGAGCGGCGCTGAGAAACGGGTGACCAGATGCTGCAGCGCCGACGACGGCTTGAACGGACAGAACTCGCCCTTCACGTCCCACCTGAGCGCGTATGCCACCGACAAGGCGCTGTCCAGCACGCTGAGCAGCGTGGAGGATCACAAGGAGCGCGTGAGCGCGACCGCTCCGGCGTCCGCGGGCGCCGGTGACCTCGCCGAGCCGACTGCGGCCTACGATGGCCAAAACCCCAGTCGGATGGCAGACGTTCTGTTTGTGGGCTTGTCCCAGACACGCAAAATCCAGAGACGGGAGACAAGCGAGCGCGGCGCTCAGACGGAGCGTGGCCTTCAGGCGGTAAAGAGGGAAaagcaccacagaagaagcaaCGCAGACATCAAAGGATCTGCAGCGTGGGTCAGCATGGAGAGCATGTCGGCTCGCCTCGCCAAGCTGATCGGCAgcacctcagacctgctgtGGAACGTCCAGGGAATGAGAGCGGGAGACGCACCGGGGTCCAGTCCCGGCAGCGGGAGCGCGTCCTCTGGCGCTCGCCACAACACGGACCGTTCCACGCAGACGGAAAGGCCTCCGGCGCCGACAGAGCAGGAAGTTCACCAGACGCCCGGCGAAAGGCCCCAAGGGGTCGGTCCGATCGTCAAGGCGACGGGGTCCGATGTGGCCCGCGTGCACCAAGGCGAGAGCGTGTCGGTGCGTGAGGCAGGCTCCAGCGTTCCACGGCGCCACGAAGGCGTTGAGAACGTCGCAGGAAATGAGGTGCCGTTGAAAAAGCAGGCTGCGTTCACAGACCGCGCCTCGTCTCCCATCAGGACCGTCGCTAGCAGGCCGTTAGCATGTCTGTCAGAGGGGGGGCAACGGCAGGATGGCGGCGCTTCCTCTGGTCGATCTGTGGACGCAGACAAAGGCGAGGCTTCAAAGCGGCTGCTGATCCATCTGACCGATGAACGGCATCACAACGGAGACACCTCGGTCCACGCCGGGCCCGACTCCGGGCCCGCCTCTGAACCCGCCTCCGGGCCCGCCTCTGAGCCCGCCTCTGAACCCGCCTCTGATGCTGGAGACGTTGGCGTCGATGCCTTCGATCCGTCCCCGGCGTCACTGGCTCCCAGCGAGTGCAGCACGGACACCCTCCTGAACATCCAACccggcgccgccgcccccccgcaTCCAGACCGCCAGGTGGTCCCGGCGGACCTCCCCTTACACAACAAGTTCACCAACTGGTCTGGCATCGGCAGTCCGCCACTGCCGCCTTCCCTTTCGTCGGCCCTAACCGAAGGCGAGAGCAGAGACCGTGCTGAACGCGGCGAGGTGGCGAGTCGCCGATCGACCGGAGGGAGCAGCAGACGGGCGAGAGAGATCGAGAGGCTGCGGCGGGAGAGGGAGCAGGTGATGGCGACGGTCAGCCTCAGCGTGAACCCAACGCCGCTGAGCgtggagctgaaggaggccaAGCTGCACTACGGCCGCGGCGAGACGGACACGCTGTTGAAGATGCTGCGGCCCAGAGGAACGccggaggccccgcccaccagaCAGCAGCTGTACgagag ACATCGTCGGAGCGTCGACGGTTTgaggcaggagagggaggagcctcTCCAGACGTACCGGAGAGGGAGGAGTTGTAGTCCCAGGAAGCATCACGCCGCTCCACAGGaggctgcctcctcctcctcctactccaCCACCATGGGCACCCGGCATGAGAagtacctgcagcagctcccccAGGAGGCGGGAGACGGCAGCAG AGTCCCGCGAGGAGGGGGCCAGCACCCGCCCGACATCGAGCATCTGCTGCAGGACTACAGTCGGGCCCGAGAGGACGCCATGATTGAGATCGCAAAGGCACGAGAGCGTCTGCGAGAGAGGACggagcaggagaagaggaggctccagcagcaggaggtccAGGTGGGTTGGTGT GACGACCCGAGGCATCGCACCAGAATCAGTAGCAGCACCTTGTGCACCGGATCCAGCCTGAGCCTTTCATCCGGACCAACGTCGGGCTACAACAGCGGCAACGCCGGCCAGCTGCAGCCGGCCGGCGGGACGGGCCCGGAGGGGCGTGTCAGCGCTCTGATGTCACAAACCGCT atCTCAGGGATCCAGGACGAAGAGCTGAAGGCTGGCGGTCCAAACGGCGTGAAGACGAAGACACGGAGAACCCTTGCCGACTGCTGA